In Arthrobacter sp. PAMC25284, a single genomic region encodes these proteins:
- the metH gene encoding methionine synthase, with translation MPRFALDIDTVPRPVRAQALLDAVNNRVVIADGAMGTMLQSRDLSLEEDFLGLEGCNEILNATRPDVLADIHDAYFAVGIDAVETNTFGANWSNLSDYGIDHRIEELARKGAAIARERAEAAEKTDGRMRWVLGSMGPGTKLPSLGHTSYDYLKQTFALQAEGLIDGGADAFLIETSQDLLQTKAAVNGCKQAIVSRGVRLPIFVEVTVETTGTMLMGSEIGAALTALEPLGVDAIGLNCATGPDEMSEHLRHLSKQSSVAIACMPNAGLPVLGPNGAHYPLSPTELATAHEQFVREFGLGLVGGCCGTTPEHLAAVVERLAPFRTSQTSASSNGSARVPTEREAGIASLYHHVNFDQESAYLAIGERTNANGSKAFRQAMLDERWDDCVDIAREQVRVGAHLLDVCIDYVGRDGVADIKEVVSRFASASTLPLVIDSTEPPVLQAGLELIGGRPVVNSVNYEDGDGPESRFARIMPLVKEHGTAVIALTIDEEGQARTTEGKVAIASRLVDSLVGEWGMRVEDIIVDALTFPVATGQEETRRDGIETIEAIRQITAKYPGINTTLGVSNVSFGLNPAARIALNSVFLHEAVQAGLTSGIIDAAKIVPLASLPEEQRKVALDLVWDKREYDADGNVTYDPLASMLDLFAGVDTAALKDQRAAELAALPTGERLQRRIIDGEGKGLEDDLDLARSEGMTALGIINDQLLEGMKVVGERFGAGEMQLPFVLQSAEVMKNAVALLEPHMEKSDSSGKGTMVIATVRGDVHDIGKNLVDIILTNNGYKVINIGIKQGIAEIIAAAEEHNADVIGMSGLLVKSTVVMKENLAELQSRGLAKKWPIVLGGAALTRAYVEQDLAEQFDGVVRYAKDAFEGLSLMEPLVKVARGADPDDVGLPPLKKRIHKGGPKFTVTEPEAMPGRSDVAADNAVPAPPFWGTRIVRGVALHDYAAMLDERATFMGQWGLKPGRGEDGASYEELVEREGRPRLRYWLDRILGEGMLDASVAYGYFPVVTEGEQVVVLHHGEDPDGVLGTAGLLAPDGGSGGPLGTERLRFDFPRQRRDRHLCLADFVRSRESGQVDVLPVQLVTAGAKIEEFTSKMFAANQYRDYYELNGLVMQLTEALAEFWHARIRTELGFAAEEPKDKAGLFKLDYRGARFSLGYPACPDMEDRRKVVELLKPERMGVVLSDELMLHPEQSTDAFVFHHPEAKYFKV, from the coding sequence ATGCCTCGTTTCGCGCTTGATATCGACACCGTTCCCCGTCCCGTCCGCGCCCAAGCACTCCTGGACGCAGTGAACAACAGGGTGGTCATTGCCGACGGCGCGATGGGCACCATGCTGCAGAGCCGGGACCTCTCGCTGGAAGAAGACTTCCTGGGGCTGGAAGGCTGTAACGAGATCCTCAACGCCACGCGGCCGGATGTCCTCGCCGACATCCATGACGCCTACTTCGCGGTGGGCATCGATGCGGTGGAAACGAACACCTTTGGTGCGAACTGGTCAAACCTCTCCGACTACGGCATTGACCACCGGATTGAAGAGCTTGCCCGGAAGGGCGCAGCGATCGCCCGCGAGCGCGCGGAAGCGGCGGAAAAAACAGACGGACGGATGCGGTGGGTCCTGGGTTCGATGGGGCCGGGCACCAAGCTCCCCAGCCTCGGACACACCAGCTACGACTACCTCAAGCAGACCTTTGCCCTGCAGGCCGAGGGCCTCATCGACGGGGGAGCGGATGCCTTCCTCATCGAGACCAGCCAGGACCTCCTGCAGACCAAAGCCGCGGTCAACGGCTGCAAGCAGGCCATCGTGTCCCGCGGCGTCCGGCTCCCGATCTTCGTCGAGGTGACGGTCGAAACCACCGGCACCATGCTGATGGGCTCCGAAATCGGCGCCGCACTCACCGCGCTCGAGCCTCTCGGCGTCGACGCCATCGGCCTGAACTGTGCCACCGGGCCGGATGAGATGAGCGAACACCTCCGCCACCTCTCCAAGCAGTCCTCCGTGGCGATCGCCTGCATGCCCAACGCCGGCCTTCCCGTCCTCGGTCCCAACGGTGCGCACTATCCGCTCTCGCCCACCGAACTCGCCACCGCCCACGAGCAGTTCGTGCGGGAATTCGGCCTGGGCCTGGTGGGCGGCTGCTGCGGTACGACGCCGGAGCACCTGGCCGCCGTCGTCGAACGTCTTGCGCCCTTCCGCACCAGCCAGACGAGTGCCAGCAGCAACGGCAGCGCCCGCGTCCCCACCGAGCGCGAAGCCGGCATCGCGTCCCTCTACCACCACGTGAATTTCGACCAGGAGTCCGCGTACCTCGCCATCGGCGAGCGCACCAACGCGAACGGCTCGAAGGCGTTCCGCCAGGCGATGCTCGACGAGCGCTGGGACGACTGCGTCGACATCGCCCGCGAGCAGGTCCGCGTCGGCGCGCACCTGCTGGACGTGTGCATCGACTATGTGGGACGCGACGGCGTGGCGGACATCAAGGAGGTCGTCTCGCGTTTCGCGTCGGCCTCCACCCTCCCGCTCGTCATCGACTCCACCGAACCGCCCGTGCTGCAGGCCGGGCTCGAACTCATCGGCGGCCGCCCGGTGGTCAACTCCGTCAACTATGAGGACGGCGACGGCCCGGAGAGCCGCTTCGCGCGCATCATGCCGCTCGTGAAGGAACACGGCACCGCCGTGATCGCCCTGACCATCGACGAAGAAGGCCAGGCCCGCACCACCGAGGGCAAGGTCGCCATCGCCTCGCGCCTGGTCGATTCCCTCGTGGGCGAGTGGGGGATGCGGGTGGAGGACATCATCGTCGACGCCCTGACCTTCCCCGTTGCCACCGGCCAGGAAGAGACCCGCCGGGACGGCATCGAAACCATCGAGGCCATCCGCCAGATCACCGCGAAGTACCCCGGGATCAACACCACCCTCGGCGTCTCCAACGTGTCCTTCGGCCTGAACCCGGCGGCACGGATCGCCTTGAACTCGGTGTTCCTGCACGAGGCTGTGCAGGCGGGCCTGACCAGCGGCATCATCGACGCCGCCAAGATCGTGCCGCTCGCCTCCCTGCCGGAGGAACAGCGCAAAGTGGCGCTGGACCTGGTCTGGGACAAACGCGAATACGACGCCGACGGCAACGTCACGTACGACCCCCTGGCGAGCATGCTGGACCTCTTCGCCGGCGTCGACACCGCGGCGCTGAAGGACCAGCGCGCTGCGGAACTCGCGGCGCTGCCCACCGGCGAGCGCCTGCAGCGGCGCATCATCGACGGCGAAGGCAAGGGCCTCGAAGATGACCTGGACCTAGCCCGCAGCGAGGGCATGACCGCGCTCGGCATCATCAACGACCAGCTGCTCGAGGGCATGAAGGTGGTAGGCGAGCGCTTCGGCGCCGGCGAGATGCAGCTGCCCTTCGTGCTGCAATCCGCCGAGGTGATGAAAAATGCGGTCGCGCTGCTCGAGCCCCACATGGAGAAGTCCGATTCCTCGGGCAAGGGCACCATGGTGATCGCCACCGTGCGCGGCGACGTGCATGACATCGGCAAGAACCTGGTGGACATCATCCTCACCAACAACGGCTACAAAGTCATCAACATTGGCATCAAACAGGGGATCGCCGAGATCATCGCCGCCGCGGAGGAGCACAACGCCGATGTGATCGGCATGTCCGGCCTGCTGGTGAAGTCCACCGTGGTGATGAAGGAGAACCTCGCGGAATTGCAGTCCCGCGGCCTCGCGAAGAAGTGGCCGATCGTCCTCGGCGGTGCAGCCCTGACCCGCGCCTACGTGGAGCAGGACCTGGCGGAACAGTTCGATGGCGTGGTCAGGTACGCCAAGGACGCCTTTGAGGGCCTTTCGCTCATGGAACCGCTGGTGAAGGTGGCCCGCGGCGCCGACCCGGACGACGTCGGCCTTCCGCCGCTGAAGAAGCGGATCCACAAAGGCGGCCCGAAGTTCACGGTGACCGAACCGGAGGCCATGCCCGGCCGGTCCGACGTCGCCGCCGACAATGCCGTGCCTGCGCCGCCGTTCTGGGGCACCCGCATTGTGCGCGGCGTGGCACTCCACGACTACGCGGCCATGCTCGACGAGCGCGCCACGTTCATGGGGCAGTGGGGGCTCAAGCCCGGCCGCGGCGAGGACGGCGCCTCCTACGAGGAACTGGTGGAACGCGAGGGCCGGCCGCGCCTGCGGTACTGGCTGGACCGGATCCTCGGCGAGGGGATGCTGGATGCGTCCGTCGCCTACGGCTACTTCCCGGTGGTCACCGAGGGGGAACAGGTGGTGGTGCTCCACCACGGCGAGGACCCCGACGGCGTCCTCGGCACCGCGGGTCTGCTCGCCCCCGACGGCGGCTCGGGCGGCCCGCTCGGCACCGAGCGGCTGCGCTTCGACTTCCCGCGCCAGCGCCGCGACCGGCACCTGTGCCTGGCCGACTTTGTGCGGTCGCGCGAATCGGGCCAGGTGGACGTCCTGCCGGTGCAGCTGGTCACCGCCGGCGCGAAGATTGAAGAGTTCACGTCCAAAATGTTTGCTGCCAACCAATACCGCGACTACTACGAGCTCAACGGCCTGGTCATGCAGCTCACCGAGGCGCTCGCAGAATTCTGGCATGCACGCATCCGCACGGAGCTGGGTTTCGCCGCGGAGGAGCCCAAGGACAAGGCGGGGCTGTTCAAGCTCGACTACCGCGGTGCCCGGTTCTCGCTGGGCTACCCGGCCTGCCCGGACATGGAGGACCGCCGCAAGGTGGTGGAGCTGCTGAAGCCCGAGCGGATGGGTGTGGTCCTGAGCGATGAGCTGATGCTGCACCCCGAGCAGTCCACCGACGCGTTCGTGTTCCACCACCCGGAGGCGAAGTACTTCAAGGTGTGA
- a CDS encoding ISL3 family transposase, protein MSHSTSCSGGSWCERADALLGVPGVHITSVTKAAVGLIVHVETDQTINGCPDCGVVAVGHGRRQIRLHDIPCFGRPARLIWAKRVWRCPDEHCPKKVFSEEHPLAGKRAILTNRAVRWAVDALEKYDASVSALAHQLGVSWRALWKGIEAEATRRIGRPERLAGIDALGVDEHVWTHTGFPGTGMVTGIIDHTRDAHGNVHARLLDLVPGRSGKAYGDWLKEQGSTFTNGIKVATLDPFRGYANAIRDELPEAITVVDAFHIVKLGTGMVDDVRRRVQQDTLGHRGRKDDPLYGIRRTLQQGIESLTEKQVARLEKKLEAGDPNSEVTIAWHSYQKLRAVYHARPEKGRALITEILASFPTCPIPEIARLGRSLRAWKTAILAYFDTGGASNGPTEAVNGVIETTRRIARGFRNFKNYRIRNLLAAGGHRPYRKKTPNHA, encoded by the coding sequence TTGTCCCACTCTACTTCCTGCTCCGGCGGGTCGTGGTGTGAACGTGCCGACGCCCTTTTGGGTGTCCCGGGCGTGCACATCACCTCCGTCACCAAGGCCGCCGTCGGCCTGATCGTCCACGTCGAAACCGATCAAACCATCAATGGTTGCCCCGATTGTGGTGTCGTCGCAGTGGGCCACGGCCGGCGGCAGATCCGTCTGCATGACATCCCGTGTTTCGGCCGACCTGCCCGGCTGATCTGGGCCAAACGGGTGTGGCGTTGCCCCGACGAACACTGCCCCAAGAAGGTCTTCAGCGAAGAACATCCGCTGGCCGGGAAGCGGGCGATCCTGACCAACCGGGCCGTGCGCTGGGCCGTCGATGCGCTGGAGAAATACGACGCCTCCGTCTCGGCCCTCGCCCACCAGCTCGGCGTCTCCTGGCGGGCGCTCTGGAAGGGCATCGAGGCCGAAGCAACCCGCCGGATTGGAAGGCCCGAACGGCTCGCGGGCATTGACGCCCTCGGCGTGGACGAGCACGTCTGGACACACACCGGGTTCCCCGGCACCGGCATGGTCACCGGCATCATCGACCACACCCGCGACGCCCACGGCAACGTCCACGCACGGCTTCTGGACCTGGTGCCTGGCCGGTCCGGAAAGGCCTACGGGGACTGGCTCAAAGAACAAGGCTCTACCTTCACCAACGGCATCAAAGTCGCCACGTTGGACCCGTTCCGCGGCTACGCCAACGCTATCCGCGACGAACTCCCCGAAGCCATCACCGTGGTCGACGCGTTCCACATCGTGAAGTTAGGAACAGGCATGGTTGACGACGTACGCCGCCGGGTCCAGCAGGACACTCTCGGTCACCGGGGACGGAAGGACGACCCGCTTTATGGCATCCGCAGAACCCTGCAGCAAGGCATAGAGTCCCTCACCGAGAAACAAGTCGCCAGGCTCGAAAAAAAGCTCGAGGCCGGCGACCCGAACAGCGAGGTGACCATCGCCTGGCACTCCTATCAAAAGCTCCGGGCCGTCTACCACGCCCGCCCCGAGAAGGGACGGGCGCTCATCACCGAGATCCTCGCGAGCTTCCCTACCTGCCCGATCCCGGAGATCGCCAGGCTCGGGCGGAGCCTGCGGGCATGGAAGACAGCGATCTTGGCGTACTTCGATACCGGCGGAGCCTCGAACGGCCCCACCGAAGCCGTGAACGGAGTCATCGAAACCACACGCAGAATCGCCCGAGGCTTCCGCAACTTCAAAAACTACAGAATCAGAAACCTACTCGCCGCCGGAGGACACCGCCCCTACCGAAAGAAAACACCCAACCACGCTTAG